The nucleotide window GAAGAAGGTGTTGGAAAGGCAGATGGTCCTTTCCCGCCTTCACCAAACTTCAGGGAACGCCATGTTGGTATAGATATCCTCCAGGCGCGCCTTGTGACCCCGTTCCATTGCGGCGAGGCTCTCGAACAACTCGGCCTGTTCCGGATCCACACTCAGACTCGCGAGTTGGGTGTACATCTGCATTGCGTCGAGTTCCTTTCTGATCGCGAGAACCAGACCGTCGAGCGGCTTTAAGTCTGCCGAGAGCGGGGGGGTCTCCAGCATCTGGGCAATCTTGTAGTCCCTCTTCGTGTCGAACCTGAGTTTTCCGGGTTCTTTCATCAGAAATCCCTCAAGTG belongs to Methanoculleus thermophilus and includes:
- a CDS encoding ferritin-like domain-containing protein, with translation MDVEEYRSIISNAIEREIESYTFYRTVREKVKDENLKNLFNELAGEESKHRKTLEGFLMKEPGKLRFDTKRDYKIAQMLETPPLSADLKPLDGLVLAIRKELDAMQMYTQLASLSVDPEQAELFESLAAMERGHKARLEDIYTNMAFPEVW